A portion of the Toxoplasma gondii ME49 chromosome VIIb, whole genome shotgun sequence genome contains these proteins:
- a CDS encoding hypothetical protein (encoded by transcript TGME49_257100), which produces MQGSSAPAEIGDCLFAISADSIGRIEDSLRTPGALSSRKSSGSGYCERGFSACFSDRQTVGCYSWIARDDEHTLAAPGLPPVVSRAISVSRGQSLRGRVIKKSSRLEFCDENAYHDPDHPVEQLMCSVDSCQRRWVSKAEALEPPCPCVHVLREKANRPRLSLHQEWKRDEAFSGEGQTQATACAITHEETGVKGGGLCLGQFDFITDRTNLRAMLRFLYPGLTRYSRQASIDLDVYGNVCVMTRISAETRAPDVGYGHSFEHCCCETQTISLGEKDAVKDDTYEFVDLSSFHLIQAFTLCDAVRVLVRSEVDACSHPVALSVPECAETFQENRFFGRCGAGVPNPEYIPLAQQGPTLYLSRQEPANLTPFERALLARDERLLMELKSVSERYVSAIPWLDIYIQMRLGDVHRLLVGCHTQGKIGRMELLTLSSVAERVFRQQLHTPTVARPDPVNDNRRSPWTSHESRNTNSSRAEPECAAEVVYWSRLTSLLLQLKEFALQHRDDDGKAFLRIELTDETTFRVYRRAHSQPRVSVEIGSAILKCSLSPTRYGSQSIGCPSLQ; this is translated from the coding sequence ATGCAGGGGTCTTCCGCGCCGGCCGAGATAGGCGACTGTTTATTCGCGATATCTGCCGATAGCATTGGACGCATAGAGGATTCTCTGCGTACGCCAGGAGCACTGTCTTCACGAAAGTCGTCTGGATCTGGATACTGTGAAAGGGGTTTTTCGGCATGCTTTagcgacagacagacggTGGGCTGTTACTCATGGATTGCTCGCGACGATGAACACACGCTTGCGGCGCCGGGCCTCCCGCCTGTTGTGTCTAGGGCAATAAGCGTGTCACGTGGCCAGTCGTTGAGGGGCCGGGTGATTAAAAAGAGCAGCAGACTGGAGTTCTGTGACGAGAACGCGTACCACGATCCCGACCATCCTGTCGAGCAGCTCATGTGCTCTGTCGATTCGTGTCAGAGACGGTGGGTATCGAAAGCGGAAGCTTTGGAGCCGCCATGCCCGTGCGTCCATGTcctgcgagagaaggcaaatAGGCCAAGGCTTTCCCTGCATCAAGAGTGGAAGCGCGACGAGGCGTTTTCTGGAGAAGGACAGACGCAGGCGACAGCTTGTGCAATAACCCACGAGGAAACGGGTGTGAAGGGAGGTGGTTTGTGCTTGGGTCAGTTTGATTTTATCACTGACAGGACGAATTTACGGGCAATGCTGCGTTTCCTGTATCCAGGCCTCACGCGCTACTCTCGACAGGCTTCCATCGATCTCGATGTGTATGGGAACGTATGTGTGATGACGCGGATTTCTGCCGAAACCCGTGCTCCGGATGTCGGCTACGGGCACAGTTTTGAACACTGCTGCTGCGAGACCCAGACGATTTCACTGGGTGAGAAGGACGCTGTTAAAGACGACACGTACGAGTTCGTGGACCTTTCGTCTTTCCACTTGATCCAGGCCTTCACACTGTGTGACGCGGTTCGTGTCCTTGTTCGCAGCGAAGTTGACGCCTGCAGCCACCCTGTGGCTCTGAGCGTGCCTGAATGTGCAGAAACGTTTCAAGAAAATCGGTTTTTCGGACGGTGCGGTGCGGGCGTTCCCAATCCCGAGTACATTCCACTGGCTCAGCAAGGGCCCACTCTGTATTTGTCTCGGCAAGAACCGGCGAACCTCACGCCGTTTGAAAGGGCGCTACTTGCTCGGGACGAAAGGCTGCTCATGGAACTGAAGAGTGTGTCTGAGCGATACGTAAGCGCTATACCGTGGCTAGACATTTATATCCAGATGCGGCTCGGGGATGTCCACAGGCTTCTTGTGGGGTGTCACACGCAGGGAAAAATTGGGAGAATGGAGCTTCTAACACTCTCCTCTGTAGCGGAAAGGGTTTtccggcagcagctgcacaCACCGACCGTGGCAAGACCTGATCCCGTGAATGACAACCGCCGGTCTCCATGGACAAGCCATGAGTCGAGAAATACTAACAGTTCACGTGCAGAACCGGAGTGCGCTGCTGAGGTTGTCTACTGGTCGAGGCTGACGTCGCTGTTGTTGCAATTGAAAGAGTTCGCCCTCCAGCACAGGGACGACGACGGAAAGGCATTTCTTAGAATTGAACTGACTGACGAGACTACGTTTCGCGTCTACCGCCGAGCACATTCCCAACCTCGCGTATCCGTTGAGATTGGCTCGGCCATATTGAAGTGCTCGTTATCACCGACGAGGTACGGTAGCCAGTCCATTGGTTGCCCCTCTTTGCAGTGA
- a CDS encoding hypothetical protein (encoded by transcript TGME49_257110), translating to MSCTVVPAWRANSHACVVPKAEKKQPKAFIMPGKPDTQGRLTLAPRRAFLCRNRLQVSCDAIRFAASFRRCSQKLLPPACCAEPPTKLRNSEMTLSDAPTAPVALDTSWHSEWRWLSWLVKSRQTEESSFQQPDQYGNRGSSSRENVCSVPGIAAPPTSSASPSSLSTSTSACTSPASPPSSPDSRSAFLASACAAQAPLSQSSVASMSKPLSAAETQDKRIGVSATQNAAAEASSCAALLPPSLSSCEEDRTPSAGGASPPRKKATPVSHVSPAPRGSEVETVSKSAESEESQRTASPTSPLLQFGDETLSWLQRQQMKLWSFFALRDWRVKTLVHALSAMGAPVDLIVVDCAQTSGRGSAPPPHRGGYSPVYHTVWLCGNCFWSPFELRRVLLHELVHAFDFARAELSPENCRHVACTEIRAYNLSGQCSWWATKRWDEDQFQRIDPAFLRPRNRGLSTQGEKGDASVHAETREERCPHRDAAGSEQTAGERQLPLFGGSVAQVTRDCRTTAGEGEQQMGVSAQSFKHGGDPVFLSGNGAMPWQDTKRNRCLVHNALNSLRDHQQCKAPGIAEIAITDVFQRCLRDTWPFMVPPERDSKWRPSRIWREGSSDFFKK from the exons ATGTCGTGCACGGTCGTACCTGCGTGGCGAGCGAATTCCCATGCCTGTGTAGTTCCtaaagcagaaaaaaaacaaccGAAGGCCTTTATCATGCCTGGGAAACCCGATACTCAGGGGCGGCTCACGCTCGCCCCTCgtcgcgcctttctctgtaGAAACCGGCTCCAGGTTTCCTGCGATGCCATtcgcttcgctgcttcctttcGTCGGTGTTCGCAAAAGCTCTTGCCTCCGGCCTGTTGTGCGGAACCTCCCACAAAGTTGAGAAACTCTGAAATGACTCTTTCTGACGCTCCCACGGCCCCCGTGGCGCTCGACACCTCCTGGCACTCCGAGTGGAGGTGGCTTTCATGGCTTGTTAAATCGCGTCAGACTGAAGAGAGCTCCTTTCAACAGCCCGATCAATATGGAAATCGTGGTTCATCAAGCCGTGAGAATGTCTGCAGTGTCCCAGGAATCGCTGCCCCGCCGacgtcgtctgcctctccctcttctctgtctacATCAACTTCTGCCTGCACCTCTCCTGCCTCCCCGCCTTCTTCACCAGACAGCCGTTCCGCTTTCCTCGCGAGCGCCTGCGCAGCTCAGGCACCACTTTCTCAGTCCTCTGTTGCATCCATGTCAAAACCTCTCTCGGCCGCGGAAACGCAAGACAAGCGAATCGGCGTCTCTGCGACGCAGAacgcagcagcagaggcgtCCTCCTGTGCCGCTCTCTTGCCTCCGTCTTTGTCGAGCTGCGAGGAGGATCGTACCCCCTCCGCAGGTGGCGCATCACCTCCTAGGAAGAAGGCAACACCGGTTTCGCATGTTTCACCTGCGCCTCGGGGCTCGGAGGTGGAGACCGTTTCCAAGTccgcagaaagcgaggagtCGCAGCGGACAGCTTCGCCGACTTCCCCGCTTCTCCAGTTTGGCGACGAGACGCTGTCGTGGCTGCAGCGTCAACAAATGAAACTTTGGAGTTTCTTCGCGCTTCGCGACTGGCGAGTCAAGACGCTCGTCCACGCACTCTCCGCCATGGGAGCTCCCGTCGACCTCATCGTGGTGGACTGTGCCCAAACCTCAGGTCGCGGATCTGCTCCCCCTCCACACCGGGGAGGGTACTCGCCAGTCTACCACACAGTGTGGCTTTGCGGCAACTGCTTTTGGTCTCCCTTCGAGCTGCGGCGGGTCCTGCTTCACGAgctcgtgcatgcatttgacTTCGCACGGGCTGAACTGTCCCCAGAGAACTGCAGACACGTCGCATGTACGGAGATCCGCGCGTACAACCTCAGCGGCCAGTGCAGCTGGTGGGCTACGAAGCGGTGGGACGAAGACCAGTTTCAGCGCATCGATCcagcgtttcttcgtccGCGAAACCGGGGTCTCTCGACGCAAGGGGAAAAGGGCGAcgcgtctgtgcatgcagaaacgcgtGAGGAGAGATGCCCACACCGCGACGCCGCGGGGAGCGAGCAGACGGCTGGAGAGCGACAGCTGCCGCTCTTTGGGGGGAGCGTGGCGCAGGTGACAAGAGACTGTAGGACCAccgcgggagaaggcgaacagcAGATGGGGGTTTCCGCTCAAAGCTTCAAACATGGGGGGGACCCGGTGTTCCTTTCGGGGAACGGGGCAATGCCCTGGCAAGACACGAAGCGAAATCGGTGTCTTGTTCACAACGCGCTGAACTCGCTGCGAGATCACCAACAATGCAAAGCCCCAGGGATCGCG GAAATCGCGATCACAGACGTCTTCCAGCGGTGCTTGAGGGATACGTGGCCTTTCATGGTACCTCCCGAGCGCGACAGCAAGTGGCGACCATCTCGCATTTGGCGTGAGGGTTCGTCTGACTTTTTCAAGAAATGA